The window ATCCTCGCGCTGGTAGATGTTGGAGAGATGCACCTCCACCACCGGGATGGAAACGGCCCCGACGGCGTCGCGCAGGGCCACGCTGGTATGCGTGTAGGCGGCGGGGTTCATCACGACGCCGTCGAATTTTTTTCCCGCGGACTGGATTTTTTCCACCAGCTCCCCTTCGGAGTTCGACTGCACCGATCTGACCTCGACCCCCAGTTCCTTTCCCTTTTTTTTCAGAAGGGCGTCGATTTCTTTGAGCGTCGTTTTGCCATACACCGACGTTTCGCGCCCGCCGAGGAGAT is drawn from Deltaproteobacteria bacterium and contains these coding sequences:
- the aroQ gene encoding type II 3-dehydroquinate dehydratase, encoding MIKKKKLKILIIHGPNLNLLGGRETSVYGKTTLKEIDALLKKKGKELGVEVRSVQSNSEGELVEKIQSAGKKFDGVVMNPAAYTHTSVALRDAVGAVSIPVVEVHLSNIYQREDFRHHSFIAPVARGQICGFGVNSYLLGLEAVIKLVMA